Proteins encoded together in one Pseudomonas arsenicoxydans window:
- a CDS encoding ATPase domain-containing protein codes for MNTKVTINRLATGVPGLDEVLGGGLPEFSFNLIAGPPGCGKTTLAHQMMFALATPERPALFFTVLGEPPLKMLRYQQQFDFFDNEAINQSIRYINLANDTLAGDLDEVLRRIVAEVEAYSPSLVFVDSFRSVVLASQTQDNPNNNLPQFVQQLGMLMTTWQATTFLIGEYFNETDTNPIFTVADGLIWLRQSVQRNSMVRKMEIMKMRGQPTLPGLHTFRIATSGIKVFAPAVIKPVETPLEFPIKRLKMGVPQLDEMLGGGLPRGYSLLVAGPSGSGKSILAATFLAEGARNGETGVIAVFEQRPNHSQNATLAGLIRSGQVGLVDSRALDLSIDEIVQLLLSEIDRLKATRVVIDSLSGFELALAPTFREDFRESLSRMVTALTRAGVSVLLTSELEDRYTDLRFSPYGTAFLTDAIIVQRYIEVQSRLLRIMAVVKVRASAHSDELRLYSIDNDGLQIGEMLPDKEGLLGGRPTQQRLGTVEG; via the coding sequence ATGAACACCAAAGTGACTATCAACCGCCTGGCCACCGGCGTGCCAGGACTGGACGAGGTGCTCGGCGGAGGATTGCCGGAGTTTTCGTTCAACTTGATTGCCGGCCCCCCTGGCTGTGGCAAAACCACTCTGGCGCATCAAATGATGTTCGCCCTTGCGACGCCTGAGCGTCCGGCGCTGTTCTTTACCGTGCTGGGCGAGCCGCCGTTGAAAATGCTGCGTTATCAGCAGCAATTCGATTTTTTCGACAACGAAGCGATCAACCAGTCGATTCGCTACATCAACTTGGCCAATGACACCCTGGCCGGGGATCTGGACGAAGTGCTGCGGCGCATCGTCGCCGAGGTCGAGGCGTACTCGCCGTCGCTGGTGTTCGTCGACTCATTCCGCTCCGTGGTGCTGGCCAGCCAGACCCAGGACAACCCCAATAACAACCTGCCGCAGTTCGTTCAGCAGCTGGGCATGTTGATGACCACCTGGCAGGCGACGACCTTCCTGATTGGCGAATATTTCAACGAGACTGACACCAACCCGATTTTCACCGTCGCCGATGGCCTGATCTGGCTGCGCCAGAGCGTTCAGCGCAACTCCATGGTGCGCAAGATGGAAATCATGAAGATGCGCGGCCAGCCAACGCTGCCAGGCCTGCACACCTTCCGCATCGCCACGTCAGGGATCAAGGTCTTTGCACCGGCTGTCATCAAACCGGTCGAGACGCCACTGGAGTTCCCGATCAAACGCCTGAAAATGGGCGTGCCGCAACTCGACGAGATGCTCGGCGGCGGTTTGCCCCGTGGCTACTCCTTGCTGGTGGCCGGCCCCTCGGGCTCGGGCAAGAGCATTCTGGCAGCCACGTTCCTGGCCGAAGGCGCGCGCAATGGTGAAACCGGCGTGATCGCGGTCTTCGAGCAACGGCCCAATCATTCCCAGAACGCCACTCTCGCAGGCCTTATTCGCAGCGGCCAAGTGGGGCTGGTTGACAGCCGTGCACTGGACTTGTCCATCGACGAAATCGTGCAGTTGTTGCTGAGCGAGATCGACCGCCTGAAGGCGACCCGCGTGGTCATCGATTCGTTGTCCGGCTTTGAACTGGCGCTGGCACCGACCTTTCGCGAAGACTTTCGCGAGTCGTTGTCACGCATGGTCACGGCACTGACCCGCGCGGGCGTCAGCGTGTTGTTGACCTCCGAGCTGGAAGACCGCTACACCGACCTGCGTTTCAGTCCTTACGGCACCGCTTTTCTCACTGACGCAATCATCGTCCAGCGCTACATTGAAGTGCAGAGCCGCTTGTTGCGCATCATGGCCGTGGTCAAGGTTCGGGCCAGCGCTCACTCCGATGAACTGCGGCTGTACAGCATCGACAATGACGGCTTGCAGATCGGCGAAATGTTGCCGGATAAAGAAGGATTACTTGGGGGACGCCCGACTCAGCAGCGTTTGGGCACAGTCGAAGGATGA
- a CDS encoding SMP-30/gluconolactonase/LRE family protein: MDDISWSPSPRVPDPRVRELDPRFAHYRLAHAKVERLGGGLRWAEGPAWFADGRFVLFTDLPNDRIMRWDEATGGLGVFRHPSNQANGMTRDRQGRLLVCEHGGRRVTRTEYDGSITVLADSFAGKPLNSPNDIVVKSDDSIWFTDPPFGLMSDYMGRQGTPELPANLYRLDADGTLHCVVEDLEGPNGLAFSPDEKTLYLVESRARPRRIVAYSVDAQGRLSQRLELIDAGSGLPDGLRVDVDGNLWCGWGAPEPGLDGVRIFAPDGSVIGHIDLPERCANLCFGGPRGNRLLMASTTSLYSLFVNTRGA, translated from the coding sequence ATGGACGATATTTCCTGGTCGCCCAGCCCGCGCGTGCCCGATCCAAGGGTACGCGAGCTGGACCCGCGCTTTGCCCACTACCGCCTGGCGCATGCCAAGGTCGAACGGCTCGGCGGCGGCCTGCGCTGGGCGGAAGGCCCGGCCTGGTTTGCCGATGGACGCTTCGTGCTGTTCACCGATTTGCCTAACGACCGAATCATGCGTTGGGACGAGGCCACCGGTGGCCTGGGGGTGTTCCGCCATCCTTCGAACCAAGCCAACGGCATGACGCGCGACCGTCAGGGCCGCTTGCTGGTCTGCGAACACGGCGGTCGGCGCGTCACCCGCACCGAGTACGACGGCAGCATTACCGTGCTGGCCGACAGCTTCGCCGGAAAGCCGCTGAATTCGCCGAATGACATTGTGGTGAAGTCTGACGACAGCATCTGGTTCACCGACCCGCCTTTCGGCCTGATGAGTGACTACATGGGCCGCCAAGGCACGCCCGAATTGCCGGCCAACCTCTATCGCCTCGATGCGGACGGCACGCTGCATTGTGTCGTTGAAGACCTCGAAGGCCCCAACGGCCTCGCGTTCTCCCCGGATGAAAAAACCCTCTATTTGGTCGAATCCAGGGCGCGCCCGCGACGAATCGTGGCCTACAGCGTCGATGCCCAAGGCCGACTCAGCCAGCGGCTCGAGCTGATCGACGCCGGCAGCGGGCTGCCGGACGGTTTGCGCGTCGACGTGGACGGCAACCTCTGGTGCGGCTGGGGCGCACCCGAGCCCGGGCTGGACGGCGTACGCATTTTTGCACCCGATGGCAGCGTAATCGGGCATATCGATTTGCCGGAGCGTTGCGCCAATTTGTGCTTCGGCGGGCCACGCGGCAATCGCCTGCTGATGGCTTCAACCACCTCGTTGTATTCGTTGTTCGTCAACACCCGCGGCGCTTGA
- the folD gene encoding bifunctional methylenetetrahydrofolate dehydrogenase/methenyltetrahydrofolate cyclohydrolase FolD encodes MISTTPALARVIDGKAISAQVLDEVREEILVLAGQQIYPALAVLLVGEDPASEVYVRNKLLRAKDVGIRSLEYRLPETASQAQVLELIAQLNADATVNGILVQLPLPAHIDEGAVIHAIDPIKDVDGFHRENVGGLVQGIEVLTPCTPSGCMRLLHETCGDLSGLHAVVIGRSNIVGKPMATLLLQANCSVSVVHSRSVDAPALCRLADIVVAAVGRPEMIDASWLKPGAVVIDVGINRIASESGNRLVGDVDYASARTVASAITPVPGGVGPMTIAYLLKNTLIASQLQRAAEAREQQANKVAVTI; translated from the coding sequence TTGATCAGCACCACCCCCGCTCTTGCCCGCGTTATCGACGGCAAAGCCATCTCTGCCCAGGTTCTCGACGAAGTTCGAGAAGAGATTCTGGTCCTGGCCGGACAGCAGATTTACCCCGCCCTGGCCGTGCTGCTCGTCGGTGAAGACCCGGCCAGCGAGGTCTACGTACGCAACAAACTGCTGCGGGCCAAGGACGTCGGTATCCGCTCCCTTGAATACCGTCTGCCGGAAACCGCCAGCCAGGCGCAAGTGCTGGAACTGATTGCGCAACTGAATGCCGATGCCACGGTAAACGGCATCCTCGTGCAGCTGCCATTGCCGGCGCATATTGACGAAGGCGCGGTAATCCATGCCATTGATCCGATCAAGGACGTGGACGGCTTTCATCGGGAAAACGTCGGCGGCCTGGTGCAAGGAATCGAAGTCCTCACACCCTGCACGCCCAGTGGCTGCATGCGCCTGCTGCACGAAACCTGCGGTGATTTGAGCGGCTTGCACGCTGTGGTCATCGGCCGCTCGAACATTGTCGGCAAACCCATGGCGACCTTGTTGTTGCAGGCCAATTGCTCGGTCAGCGTGGTGCACTCGCGCAGTGTCGATGCACCGGCGTTATGCAGGTTGGCGGACATCGTGGTCGCGGCGGTGGGTCGTCCTGAGATGATCGACGCCAGCTGGCTCAAACCCGGGGCGGTGGTGATCGACGTCGGCATCAATCGCATTGCCAGTGAGTCCGGCAACCGGCTGGTAGGCGATGTCGATTACGCCAGTGCGCGTACAGTGGCCAGCGCGATCACGCCGGTACCCGGTGGGGTCGGGCCGATGACCATTGCGTATCTGCTGAAGAACACC
- a CDS encoding sensor histidine kinase has translation MSEADGKNEKAIATAARELFLLGQKTVAARAVLAAVHRELNQANTQLVDSQQVEQLIEANQQLVLAILSAQSDAEGPKIAQSEQQMYLEMREANEQLVIAALSAQDLQVAAEQALEQQRNFLNQVAHELRNPLTPISMIAGRLVRVPSEELPRMQMLIEGQVKQMSRLVEDLLDISRASTGKFRLDCHLVDMAQIIHEAIDICTPVMIAHNLHFSSQLPERALMMNGDPTRLTQILGNLLGNAAKYTPADGEVIFTVTAEADLLEIRIRDTGIGITSKALPFIFEPFVQDVHAVGFNGAGLGIGLTVVRELIEAHGGTVTGFSAGEGQGSEFVVTLPLVIH, from the coding sequence ATGAGTGAGGCCGACGGCAAGAATGAGAAAGCGATAGCCACTGCTGCACGCGAACTGTTCCTGCTCGGCCAGAAAACGGTCGCGGCGCGCGCGGTACTCGCAGCGGTGCATAGGGAACTCAACCAAGCGAATACCCAGCTCGTCGATAGCCAGCAGGTCGAGCAACTGATCGAAGCCAACCAGCAGTTGGTGCTGGCCATCCTGTCGGCACAGTCGGATGCTGAAGGTCCGAAAATCGCTCAGTCAGAGCAGCAAATGTACCTGGAGATGCGCGAAGCCAATGAACAGTTGGTGATCGCCGCGCTTAGCGCCCAAGACCTGCAGGTCGCAGCGGAACAGGCGCTGGAGCAACAACGCAACTTCCTCAACCAGGTGGCCCACGAGCTGCGAAATCCTCTGACGCCCATCAGCATGATTGCTGGGCGGCTGGTACGGGTACCTAGCGAAGAACTGCCCCGCATGCAGATGTTGATTGAAGGTCAGGTCAAGCAGATGTCCCGATTGGTGGAAGACTTGCTCGACATCTCCCGTGCCAGCACCGGCAAGTTTCGCCTTGATTGCCACCTTGTCGATATGGCTCAGATCATCCATGAGGCCATCGACATCTGTACCCCGGTCATGATCGCTCACAACTTGCATTTCAGCTCGCAACTGCCTGAGCGTGCGCTAATGATGAATGGCGATCCGACACGCCTCACTCAAATTCTTGGCAATCTGCTGGGCAACGCAGCCAAGTACACACCGGCGGATGGCGAAGTCATTTTTACAGTCACCGCCGAAGCCGATCTGCTGGAAATTCGCATCCGCGATACCGGCATCGGTATAACTTCCAAGGCATTGCCATTCATCTTTGAGCCATTTGTACAGGACGTGCATGCGGTCGGATTCAACGGGGCAGGCCTGGGCATCGGTCTGACGGTGGTGCGCGAGTTGATCGAAGCCCACGGCGGCACGGTGACCGGCTTCAGTGCGGGGGAAGGGCAGGGAAGCGAATTTGTAGTGACGTTGCCCTTGGTGATTCATTGA
- a CDS encoding alpha/beta fold hydrolase, producing MHYTRVMQSLIVAGLVAYSLPGNADDSVRTLVAEKGNVHIEALDQGKGHVIVILPSKGRGANDYDEVARYLAADGYRVIRPEPRGVKGSKAPMDTPTLHDFAADVALVMDKAKTGPSVVVGHAWGSQPARVLAVDRPDLVNGIVLAAASIGKFPAGSSEKPYGRMVEAIKGAGNYSLSEAKRIDYLKEAFFAPGNDPRAWLSGWYDKTHQAQDHARDSTPVELYWSAGKTVPILDLQGQHDAVVIPNILKSMLGDRVEHKTIANAGHAMAPEQPREMANAIAEFAQRVYAAK from the coding sequence ATGCACTACACTCGCGTCATGCAATCTTTAATCGTCGCTGGCCTCGTTGCCTATAGCCTGCCGGGAAATGCCGATGATTCGGTACGTACACTGGTTGCCGAGAAGGGCAATGTGCACATCGAGGCGCTGGACCAGGGCAAGGGCCATGTCATCGTGATCCTGCCGTCAAAGGGCCGTGGCGCGAATGATTATGACGAGGTGGCACGCTACCTGGCCGCTGACGGCTATCGCGTGATCCGCCCTGAACCACGCGGGGTCAAGGGTAGCAAGGCGCCGATGGACACGCCGACGCTGCATGACTTCGCCGCCGATGTGGCCTTGGTGATGGACAAGGCCAAGACCGGACCTTCGGTGGTGGTCGGGCATGCCTGGGGCAGCCAGCCCGCGCGCGTGCTGGCGGTGGATCGCCCGGACCTGGTCAATGGCATCGTGTTGGCCGCCGCGTCGATTGGCAAGTTTCCCGCGGGCTCATCCGAGAAACCCTACGGCCGCATGGTCGAGGCTATCAAAGGCGCGGGTAATTATTCATTGTCAGAGGCCAAGCGTATCGATTATCTGAAAGAGGCATTTTTCGCGCCCGGCAATGACCCGCGCGCCTGGCTGAGTGGATGGTATGACAAGACCCACCAGGCCCAGGACCATGCGCGGGATTCCACGCCTGTGGAGCTCTATTGGTCTGCCGGTAAAACCGTGCCGATCCTTGACTTGCAGGGCCAGCATGACGCGGTGGTCATTCCGAATATTCTCAAATCGATGCTCGGCGACCGGGTCGAACACAAGACCATCGCCAACGCCGGGCATGCCATGGCGCCCGAACAGCCTCGTGAAATGGCCAATGCCATCGCCGAGTTTGCTCAGCGCGTGTATGCGGCCAAGTGA
- a CDS encoding molybdate ABC transporter substrate-binding protein has translation MKKTRSAPMLVTTGLVSLLGFSHLCEAAELKVIASGALRGAMEHLQPAYEKASGNTLIFSWGPSMGTSPESIPERIRHKEPMDLAIMADETLELLSSTGAFDMTTRREIADSRIGVGVPHGKPNPDVSSVAALKAALLKADKIAYSQGASGVYIRTELFQRLGISDQVKGKTVEIAGKELVGTALARGDADIGMQQISELKVTPGVDFLGPLPEEVQKVSRFCATVAHQTANAVPAREFIAFLNSPAARRLLEESGLEPAKTPSVQESK, from the coding sequence ATGAAAAAAACAAGATCTGCCCCGATGTTAGTGACCACCGGTTTGGTCAGCCTGCTCGGCTTCTCTCATTTGTGCGAAGCAGCCGAACTGAAGGTCATTGCCAGTGGCGCACTCCGGGGCGCCATGGAACACCTTCAACCGGCCTATGAAAAAGCCAGCGGTAACACCCTGATTTTCAGCTGGGGGCCATCGATGGGCACCTCGCCTGAGTCCATTCCAGAGCGCATCCGGCATAAAGAGCCGATGGACCTTGCGATCATGGCCGACGAAACCCTGGAACTGCTCTCGTCCACCGGCGCCTTCGACATGACCACCCGCCGCGAGATCGCTGATTCGCGTATTGGTGTCGGCGTACCTCACGGTAAACCCAACCCGGATGTTTCAAGCGTTGCCGCATTGAAAGCAGCGCTGCTGAAGGCCGACAAGATCGCTTATTCCCAGGGTGCCAGTGGCGTGTACATCCGCACCGAGCTGTTCCAGCGCTTGGGTATCAGCGATCAGGTGAAAGGCAAGACCGTCGAGATTGCCGGCAAAGAGCTTGTAGGCACGGCCCTGGCCAGGGGCGATGCGGACATCGGCATGCAACAGATCAGCGAATTGAAGGTTACCCCGGGTGTCGACTTCCTAGGCCCGCTTCCCGAGGAAGTGCAAAAAGTCAGCCGCTTCTGCGCAACCGTTGCTCACCAGACGGCCAATGCCGTGCCTGCCCGCGAATTCATTGCCTTCCTCAACAGCCCGGCCGCACGCCGCCTGCTTGAAGAGAGCGGCCTTGAGCCTGCGAAAACCCCGAGCGTCCAGGAGTCCAAATAA
- a CDS encoding MFS transporter: MNTLTAGQVTTQEALVSSACRKAAIRLIPLLAIAYFFNYLDRTNVGFASLTMNDDLGLTASQFGFAAGIFYVGYCLFEVPSNLALYRFGARRWLARIMITWGLFSASTALAQGPFSYSVIRLLAGIAEAGFFPGVIFFLSLWFPIQYRTRVMAWFLFAIPVSSVLGGPLSAAMLGMDGVWGYRGWQWLLVLQGLPACVLGVMCLKMLADKPADAKWLTVQERQALQSSLDAEHESKGSHSFHESIKDVRVWLLAAILFSYIIGILGIGVWLPQILKTHSLTTMQIGWVSAIPYLIASVAMLLWAKVLARKRRYVLHLAITCATGAAGFIFSVVYSDLVPALIGLTVALIGLSSVRTCFYSIPSTFLSKQAAAGGIAFINAVGSLGGLVGPYAVGWLKDVTHSFNAGLIAMATMLCVATVLTLILRYVVKEA, encoded by the coding sequence ATGAATACACTCACCGCCGGTCAAGTAACAACGCAGGAGGCCCTCGTATCCAGCGCCTGTCGCAAAGCCGCGATAAGGCTTATCCCCCTGCTCGCCATCGCGTACTTCTTCAATTATCTGGACAGAACCAACGTCGGATTCGCGTCGTTGACCATGAATGACGATCTGGGGCTTACCGCCTCCCAATTCGGTTTTGCAGCCGGCATTTTTTATGTCGGTTACTGCCTCTTCGAGGTACCCAGCAACCTGGCGCTTTATCGCTTCGGCGCGCGGCGATGGCTGGCAAGGATTATGATCACCTGGGGGCTGTTCTCCGCCTCCACAGCGTTGGCGCAAGGGCCTTTCAGTTATTCCGTAATCCGCCTGCTGGCCGGCATTGCAGAAGCCGGCTTTTTCCCCGGTGTGATCTTCTTCCTGTCGCTGTGGTTCCCCATCCAGTATCGGACGCGCGTCATGGCCTGGTTTCTGTTCGCCATTCCGGTGTCTTCGGTACTCGGCGGGCCACTCTCTGCCGCAATGCTGGGCATGGATGGTGTTTGGGGTTACCGCGGCTGGCAGTGGCTGCTGGTGCTGCAAGGCCTGCCGGCCTGCGTGCTGGGCGTGATGTGCCTGAAAATGCTGGCCGACAAACCTGCCGACGCGAAATGGCTGACCGTGCAGGAGCGCCAAGCGTTGCAATCATCCCTCGATGCCGAGCATGAGTCGAAGGGCTCACACAGCTTTCACGAGTCCATCAAGGACGTCCGGGTATGGCTGCTGGCGGCCATTCTGTTCAGCTATATCATTGGCATCCTCGGTATCGGCGTCTGGTTGCCGCAAATCCTCAAGACCCACTCTCTGACCACCATGCAGATCGGCTGGGTGTCGGCCATCCCCTATTTGATTGCCAGTGTCGCCATGCTGCTGTGGGCCAAAGTGCTAGCACGCAAGCGACGTTATGTCCTGCACTTGGCCATTACATGCGCCACGGGAGCGGCCGGTTTTATCTTTTCCGTGGTCTACAGTGACTTGGTTCCGGCACTGATTGGCCTGACTGTCGCACTGATCGGGCTCAGCTCGGTACGTACCTGTTTCTACAGCATTCCATCGACTTTCCTGAGCAAACAGGCGGCAGCCGGTGGCATTGCGTTCATTAACGCGGTCGGCAGCCTTGGCGGTTTAGTGGGGCCGTACGCAGTCGGTTGGCTCAAGGACGTCACGCACTCATTCAACGCGGGGCTCATTGCGATGGCCACGATGTTGTGTGTCGCAACGGTGTTGACATTGATTCTGCGCTACGTGGTCAAAGAAGCCTGA
- a CDS encoding alpha/beta fold hydrolase yields MKKVSRLLLGATLSLASAIAMAAGTPFKQELVNYNNVQIEVNSQGTGPVIVMLPSLGRSGRDYDQVANYLQADGFRVVRPEPRGIGQSKGPMENLTVHDFARDVAAVVEHENKGPIVVVGHAWGNFAARMLAADRPDLVRGVVMAAASAGKVPPGSTEKPINAEMRQAIDGAGDMSLSAEQRLIYLRKAFFASGNDPKVWLDGWHQATHDAEGHARNTTPVDDYFAAGTAPILDLQGEADTVAPRRFSGVLKSMLGDRVQVVVLKNAGHAMAPEQPKAMADAIATFAKAQYAKK; encoded by the coding sequence ATGAAAAAAGTCTCGCGTCTTCTGCTCGGTGCCACATTGAGCCTGGCCTCCGCCATTGCGATGGCCGCTGGTACTCCGTTCAAGCAGGAACTGGTCAATTACAACAATGTGCAAATCGAGGTCAACTCCCAAGGCACTGGACCCGTCATCGTAATGTTGCCGTCGCTGGGGCGCTCGGGTCGTGATTACGACCAGGTTGCGAATTATCTTCAGGCGGATGGGTTCAGGGTCGTGAGGCCGGAGCCGCGTGGCATAGGGCAAAGCAAAGGGCCGATGGAAAACCTGACCGTGCATGACTTTGCCCGCGACGTCGCGGCAGTGGTCGAGCATGAAAACAAAGGCCCCATCGTGGTAGTCGGTCACGCCTGGGGCAACTTCGCCGCGCGCATGCTCGCCGCGGACCGTCCCGACCTGGTACGTGGCGTGGTCATGGCTGCAGCGTCCGCCGGCAAGGTGCCGCCGGGCTCGACGGAAAAACCCATCAATGCAGAGATGCGTCAGGCCATCGACGGCGCGGGCGATATGTCGCTTTCCGCAGAGCAACGCCTGATCTATCTGCGCAAAGCGTTCTTTGCCTCGGGCAACGACCCCAAGGTATGGCTGGACGGCTGGCACCAGGCGACCCACGATGCCGAAGGCCACGCGCGCAACACAACGCCGGTGGACGACTACTTCGCCGCTGGCACGGCGCCGATTCTCGACCTGCAAGGTGAGGCGGACACGGTTGCTCCACGGCGCTTCTCCGGCGTGCTCAAAAGCATGCTCGGCGACCGGGTCCAGGTGGTGGTATTGAAAAATGCCGGCCACGCCATGGCTCCGGAGCAACCCAAGGCGATGGCGGATGCAATCGCCACGTTTGCCAAGGCGCAATACGCGAAAAAATAG